In Canis lupus dingo isolate Sandy chromosome 12, ASM325472v2, whole genome shotgun sequence, the following proteins share a genomic window:
- the LOC112658427 gene encoding heterogeneous nuclear ribonucleoprotein C-like produces the protein MASNVTNKTDPRSMNSRVFIGNLNTLVVKKSDVEAIFSKYGKIVGCSVHKGFAFVQYVNERNARAAVAGEDGRMIAGRLLDINLAAEPKVNRGKAGVKRSAAEMYGSSFDLDYDLQRDHYDRMYSYPARGPPPPPIARAVVPSKRPRVSGNTSRRGKSGFNSTSGQRGSSSKAGKLKGDDLQTIKKELTQIKQKVDSLLESLERIEKDQSKQGEMKNDKSEEEQSSSSLKKDVTNVKRESEGGADGSAEEGDLLDDDDNEDRGDDQLELIKDDEKEAEEGEDDRDSANGEDDS, from the coding sequence ATGGCCAGCAATGTTACCAACAAGACAGATCCTCGCTCCATGAACTCCCGTGTATTCATTGGGAATCTCAATACTCTTGTGGTCAAGAAATCTGATGTGGAGGCAATCTTCTCAAAATACGGCAAAATTGTGGGTTGCTCTGTTCATAAAGGCTTTGCCTTCGTTCAGTATGTTAATGAGAGAAATGCCCGGGCTGCTGTGGCAGGAGAGGATGGCAGAATGATTGCCGGCCGGCTTTTAGATATTAATCTGGCTGCAGAGCCAAAAGTGAACCGAGGAAAAGCAGGTGTGAAACGATCTGCAGCGGAGATGTACGGCTCCTCTTTTGATTTGGACTATGACTTGCAACGAGATCATTACGACAGGATGTACAGTTACCCAGCACGTGgaccccctcctcctcctattGCTCGCGCTGTGGTTCCCTCAAAACGTCCACGTGTATCAGGAAACACCTCACGAAGGGGCAAAAGTGGCTTCAATTCTACGAGTGGACAGCGAGGATCTTCTTCCAAGGCTGGAAAGTTGAAAGGAGATGACCTTCAAACTATTAAGAAGGAGTTGACccagataaaacaaaaagtggaTTCTCTACTGGAAAGCCTGGAAAGAATTGAGAAAGATCAGAGCAAACAAGGAGAGATGAAGAATGATAAGTCAGAAGAGGAGCAGAGCAGCAGCTCCCTGAAGAAAGATGTGACTAATGTGAAGAGGGAGTCTGAGGGGGGTGCAGATGGCTCTGCTGAGGAGGGGGACCTActggatgatgatgataatgaagatCGGGGGGATGACCAGCTGGAGTTGATCAAGGATGATGAAAAAgaggctgaggaaggagaggatgaCAGAGACAGTGCCAATGGCGAGGATGACTCTTAA